The Actinopolyspora erythraea genome has a segment encoding these proteins:
- the ssb gene encoding single-stranded DNA-binding protein, which yields MYETAVTLVGEVLSAPRTRETKHGNRVASFRMVSIARRFDRVNQCWVDGDRVHATVNCWKQLAQGVSQALEKGDSVLVTGRLRTREYETDGQRRTAAEVDASAVGLDVLHDSRSEADGSETGGQPSEVASREYLRAVPPCASATENTSPHALGV from the coding sequence ATGTACGAGACCGCTGTCACTCTTGTCGGTGAAGTTCTCAGCGCCCCCAGGACTCGTGAGACCAAACACGGCAACCGTGTCGCGAGCTTCCGCATGGTCAGCATCGCCCGTCGTTTCGACCGGGTGAACCAGTGCTGGGTCGACGGCGACCGGGTCCACGCCACCGTCAACTGCTGGAAACAGCTCGCCCAGGGGGTCTCCCAAGCCCTGGAGAAGGGTGACTCGGTGTTGGTCACGGGCCGACTGCGTACCAGGGAGTACGAGACCGACGGGCAGCGCCGGACCGCCGCGGAGGTCGATGCCAGTGCGGTGGGACTCGATGTGCTGCACGACTCCCGTTCGGAGGCCGATGGTTCGGAGACCGGCGGACAGCCCTCCGAGGTCGCCTCCCGCGAGTACTTGCGGGCCGTCCCGCCGTGTGCGAGCGCCACCGAGAACACTTCACCCCATGCGCTCGGGGTCTGA
- the ettA gene encoding energy-dependent translational throttle protein EttA codes for MAEFIYTMKNVRKTHGDKMILENATLQFYPGAKIGVVGPNGAGKSSVLRIMAGLDHPNNGEAFLSPGYTVGILQQEPPLNEEKTVLGNVEEGVGEIKEKLDRFNSIAEQLATDYTDELMAEMGKLQEELDHADAWELDSQLEQAMDALRCPPPEAEVRYLSGGERRRVALCKLLLSRPDLLLLDEPTNHLDAESVQWLEQFLSNYAGAVLAVTHDRYFLDNVAGWILELDRGNTYPYEGNYSTYLEKKSERLAVQGKRDAKLQKRLKDELEWVRSNTKARQKKSRSRLERYDEMAAEAEKTKKMDFEEIQIPPGPRLGNLVVEANEMSKGFEGNLLIDRLSFTLPPNGIVGVIGPNGVGKTTLFKTIVGLEEPDSGQVRVGDTVKLSYVDQNRSGIDPNKNVWEVVSDGLDHIQVGQVEMPSRAYVSAFGFKGADQQKPAGVLSGGERNRLNLALTLKQGGNTLLLDEPTNDLDVETLSSLENALQEFPGCAVVISHDRWFLDRVATHILAWEGDEENPAKWFWFEGNFEGYEKNKIDRLGAEAARPHRITHRKLTRG; via the coding sequence ATGGCCGAGTTCATCTACACCATGAAGAATGTGCGCAAAACGCACGGGGACAAGATGATACTGGAGAACGCGACGCTCCAGTTCTACCCCGGTGCCAAGATCGGTGTGGTGGGGCCGAACGGGGCCGGGAAGTCGAGCGTGCTGCGCATCATGGCCGGACTCGACCACCCGAACAACGGTGAGGCCTTTCTCTCCCCCGGTTACACCGTGGGCATCCTGCAGCAGGAGCCCCCGCTGAACGAGGAGAAGACCGTGCTCGGCAACGTCGAGGAGGGCGTTGGCGAGATCAAGGAGAAGCTGGACCGCTTCAACAGCATCGCCGAGCAGCTCGCCACCGACTACACCGACGAGCTCATGGCGGAGATGGGCAAGCTCCAGGAGGAGCTCGACCACGCCGATGCCTGGGAGCTGGACTCCCAGCTGGAGCAGGCGATGGACGCGTTGCGCTGTCCACCTCCCGAAGCCGAGGTTCGTTACCTGTCCGGCGGTGAGCGGCGCAGGGTCGCGCTGTGCAAGCTGCTGCTGAGCAGGCCAGACCTGCTGCTGCTCGACGAGCCCACCAACCACCTGGACGCGGAGAGCGTGCAGTGGCTGGAGCAGTTCCTGTCCAACTACGCCGGTGCCGTGCTGGCCGTGACCCACGACCGCTACTTCCTGGACAACGTGGCGGGGTGGATCCTCGAACTCGACCGGGGCAACACCTACCCCTACGAGGGCAACTACTCCACCTACCTGGAGAAGAAGTCCGAGCGGCTCGCAGTGCAGGGCAAGCGCGACGCCAAGCTGCAGAAGCGACTCAAGGACGAGCTCGAGTGGGTCCGTTCCAACACCAAGGCGCGGCAGAAGAAGTCGCGCTCGCGTCTGGAACGCTACGATGAGATGGCCGCCGAGGCCGAGAAGACCAAGAAGATGGACTTCGAGGAGATCCAGATTCCGCCGGGGCCCCGGCTGGGCAACCTCGTTGTCGAGGCCAACGAGATGAGCAAGGGGTTCGAGGGCAACCTGCTCATCGACCGCCTCTCGTTCACGCTGCCGCCCAACGGCATCGTGGGTGTCATCGGGCCCAACGGTGTCGGCAAGACGACCCTGTTCAAGACCATCGTCGGCCTCGAGGAGCCGGACAGTGGCCAGGTGCGGGTCGGTGACACGGTCAAACTCAGCTACGTGGACCAGAACCGCTCCGGTATCGACCCCAACAAGAACGTCTGGGAAGTCGTTTCGGACGGGTTGGACCACATCCAGGTCGGCCAGGTCGAGATGCCTTCGCGGGCATACGTCAGTGCCTTCGGGTTCAAGGGAGCCGACCAGCAGAAACCGGCTGGGGTGCTTTCCGGCGGCGAACGCAACAGGTTGAATCTCGCGTTGACGCTCAAGCAGGGTGGTAACACGCTACTGCTGGACGAGCCCACCAACGATCTGGATGTGGAGACGTTGTCCTCGTTGGAGAACGCGCTGCAGGAATTCCCCGGCTGTGCCGTGGTGATTTCCCACGACCGGTGGTTCCTCGACCGTGTGGCGACCCACATCCTCGCTTGGGAGGGTGACGAGGAGAACCCCGCGAAGTGGTTCTGGTTCGAGGGCAACTTCGAGGGGTACGAGAAGAACAAGATCGACCGGTTGGGCGCCGAGGCGGCACGTCCGCACCGGATTACCCATCGCAAACTGACCCGCGGCTGA